A single Lysinibacter sp. HNR DNA region contains:
- a CDS encoding beta-propeller fold lactonase family protein — translation MRKVSILATFLSVALVPLGAQSALALPPLAQEIGTVQGYTGRLGPVGVAFTSDGATAYVTNESSNSVSIINVADNTITGDITDYAGNSPEQIAISPDERYVYVTNWSSGTVSVIDLTQNKQTQLVTGYTGTNPWGVAFTPDGQYAYVTNYSGGTISVIRVSDHTQIATVHNFDVESAPNDVAFTPDGSKAYVTSIGLTNDYIAIIDVTTHTQTGEVACYDQNYPEGVTFSSDGSIAYVANTTSGSVSVINASSHSQVTTIDSVGVYPEFVAFSPDQTTAYVTNYSEGGVAIIRVSDHTQIGTVTGYSGQGGLGIAIAPGGDKAYVANYPGNSVSVLALPLAPTLAPAALATGAAGAAYTSYTFVTTGYPTPTISFALGTNTAATTPGASSVPSGLSLDGATGALTGTIIPTVQPGTYTFTVVATNGIEPEATREYSITVAAAPVPSTPVDPPPSAPQALTTAGGPGHLANTGTEKNTASWYLAGMFIALGTAAALTRVRPIE, via the coding sequence GTGAGAAAAGTCAGCATCCTCGCAACCTTCCTTTCCGTGGCACTTGTCCCGCTAGGAGCACAAAGTGCTTTAGCTCTTCCCCCTCTTGCTCAAGAAATAGGCACTGTACAGGGATATACGGGCCGCCTCGGCCCCGTGGGTGTAGCCTTCACCTCCGATGGGGCCACTGCTTATGTCACCAACGAGAGCAGCAACTCTGTCTCTATCATCAACGTTGCCGACAACACAATAACCGGGGATATCACCGATTACGCAGGGAATAGCCCAGAACAGATAGCAATTTCCCCCGACGAACGGTATGTCTACGTCACCAACTGGAGCAGTGGCACAGTATCCGTTATCGACCTCACTCAAAACAAGCAAACCCAGCTAGTTACTGGCTACACCGGAACAAATCCCTGGGGCGTAGCTTTTACTCCCGATGGACAGTATGCCTATGTTACTAATTACAGTGGTGGCACCATCTCTGTCATTAGGGTGTCCGATCATACACAAATTGCAACGGTTCACAATTTTGATGTTGAAAGCGCTCCCAATGACGTGGCTTTTACACCAGACGGAAGTAAGGCTTACGTTACCAGCATAGGCCTCACCAATGACTACATCGCCATTATTGACGTGACCACGCACACGCAGACGGGAGAGGTCGCTTGTTACGACCAGAATTACCCCGAGGGCGTGACCTTTTCATCGGATGGCAGCATTGCGTATGTTGCCAACACCACCAGTGGCTCTGTTTCGGTTATCAACGCTTCAAGTCACAGCCAAGTCACCACAATTGACAGCGTCGGAGTCTACCCCGAGTTTGTAGCATTTTCACCAGACCAAACCACAGCTTACGTCACCAACTACAGCGAGGGAGGCGTAGCCATCATCCGCGTCTCCGACCACACACAAATTGGTACCGTAACGGGTTATAGTGGGCAGGGTGGCCTAGGAATTGCAATCGCACCCGGCGGAGATAAAGCGTACGTTGCGAATTACCCCGGCAATTCAGTTTCGGTTCTTGCCCTGCCGCTCGCACCCACACTCGCCCCCGCAGCACTGGCAACCGGGGCCGCCGGGGCCGCGTACACCAGCTATACGTTTGTTACAACCGGGTACCCCACACCCACAATCAGCTTTGCCCTCGGAACAAACACCGCGGCAACAACCCCCGGAGCCTCAAGCGTTCCCAGCGGACTCAGCCTCGACGGAGCAACCGGAGCCCTCACCGGAACCATCATCCCCACCGTACAACCCGGAACATACACCTTCACGGTCGTTGCTACCAATGGGATAGAACCGGAAGCAACCCGAGAATACAGCATCACGGTCGCAGCCGCCCCCGTTCCCTCCACACCCGTAGACCCACCGCCAAGCGCTCCCCAAGCGCTCACCACGGCAGGCGGGCCCGGGCACCTTGCAAACACCGGAACAGAGAAGAACACGGCCTCCTGGTATCTGGCAGGCATGTTTATTGCCCTGGGAACGGCAGCAGCTCTCACACGAGTTCGCCCGATTGAATAA
- a CDS encoding YncE family protein, giving the protein MTIAPDGNTAYVTNSGSGSVSIIDLASNTETGRVKDYTGVEPWNLTFSPSGTVAYVTNIASNSISVINVATHTQIATVTDYLGVAPSGVAFSPTENIAYVTNSGNGTISIIDTVGHKQIGSVANYTYEAPRNVAFSPDGTIAYVVSIGSNAVSVIDVASGTRTEDIVGYTGTGPWDVKFSPSGQVAYVTNSGNSSVSIINVATGTESGRVIGYAELTPWAVAFSTDGTTAYITNDNSASVSIVEVSSNTQIGLVTNYNQLGPVGIAINPQRSTAYVANFESNSIAVLSLPTAPTLNPTQPTSGTVGAAYSGFTFTTTGFPTAAIGFSLGTNTVATVPGNASVPGGLTLDTNGFLTGTILNAVQPGTYTFTVIAANGVEPNAAREYSLTVLAAPPSPANPTQKSQPPATGMPGVLANSGGENNMTGYLAAILITLGATALLKRIRSVR; this is encoded by the coding sequence GTGACCATAGCACCCGATGGAAACACCGCCTACGTGACCAACTCGGGTAGCGGATCGGTCTCGATCATTGATCTCGCCTCCAACACAGAGACAGGAAGAGTCAAAGACTACACCGGAGTCGAACCCTGGAACCTAACGTTTTCACCAAGCGGAACCGTTGCCTACGTTACCAACATAGCCAGCAACTCTATCTCCGTGATCAATGTGGCCACCCACACGCAAATCGCAACGGTCACAGACTACCTTGGGGTGGCCCCTTCTGGTGTTGCGTTCTCTCCGACCGAAAATATCGCGTATGTTACCAACTCGGGCAACGGCACAATCTCCATTATCGATACGGTTGGTCACAAACAGATTGGTTCCGTTGCAAACTACACCTATGAAGCACCCCGGAACGTGGCTTTTTCGCCCGACGGAACCATCGCATACGTCGTCAGTATAGGCAGCAACGCCGTCTCAGTCATTGATGTTGCCTCGGGCACACGAACGGAAGACATTGTCGGCTACACGGGCACGGGGCCCTGGGACGTGAAATTTTCGCCCAGCGGACAGGTCGCCTATGTCACCAATTCCGGGAATTCCTCTGTCTCCATTATCAACGTCGCCACAGGCACCGAAAGCGGTAGGGTCATCGGTTACGCTGAGCTGACGCCCTGGGCCGTAGCTTTCTCCACTGACGGAACCACCGCCTACATCACCAACGACAACAGCGCTTCTGTATCTATCGTCGAGGTCAGCAGTAACACCCAAATTGGCCTGGTCACAAACTACAACCAGCTGGGTCCGGTAGGAATTGCGATCAACCCACAGAGAAGCACTGCCTATGTTGCTAACTTTGAGAGTAATTCAATCGCGGTTCTTAGCCTGCCAACCGCGCCTACGCTCAATCCAACACAACCAACAAGCGGCACAGTCGGAGCAGCCTACTCCGGTTTTACATTTACAACAACCGGATTCCCGACCGCCGCGATAGGCTTCTCTCTCGGCACTAATACCGTGGCAACAGTTCCAGGGAATGCGAGCGTGCCCGGCGGCCTCACCCTGGACACAAACGGATTTCTCACCGGCACGATCCTCAACGCTGTTCAACCCGGAACCTACACCTTCACGGTTATTGCCGCCAACGGGGTAGAGCCAAACGCAGCCCGAGAGTACAGCCTCACCGTTCTGGCCGCGCCGCCCAGTCCCGCGAATCCAACACAAAAATCCCAACCGCCCGCAACAGGAATGCCAGGAGTACTTGCAAACAGCGGCGGGGAAAATAACATGACCGGTTATCTAGCGGCGATACTCATTACTCTCGGCGCCACAGCCCTCTTAAAGCGGATTCGCTCAGTTCGTTAG